The following coding sequences are from one Candidatus Nitrohelix vancouverensis window:
- a CDS encoding formate--tetrahydrofolate ligase — protein MEPIDQIAGKLGLSDADLIPYGKYKAKVRLDVLNRHPQKGKLILVSAITPTSAGEGKTTTTIGLGQGFAQLGESVCLALREPSMGPCMGLKGGATGGGKSTVEPSDEINLHFNGDFHAIASANNLLAALLDNRIYHSGLSKIDPRRIHWRRVMDMNDRSLRNIVIGLGGVMQGVPRETGFDITAASEIMAILCLSENYEDLKQRLDRILLAFTYDEEPVTAQTLNATGALAALLKDALLPNLAQTSEGVPAFIHGGPFANIAHGCNSVLATRMALATSDWVITEAGFGFDLGAEKFFDIKCKSAGLDTAAVVLVATCRALKLHGGADANELDRPDPERVRQGLPNLDRHAENIRKFCEPPIVCLNRFAADSDEEIDVVRKHCESVLKIPFAVSDVFANGGAGGRELARVVREHAEKQSDPYCPLYDWSEDVKTKIWKVAHNMYGAGEIKYAAKAERDLRTIEKHGYDKLPVCIAKTPASFTDDPKILGRPEPFPITVREILISAGAGFLIPLTGEILRMPGLPRTPRAESIDLIDGKIQGVR, from the coding sequence ATGGAGCCGATTGACCAGATTGCCGGCAAGCTGGGATTGAGCGATGCCGACCTGATCCCCTACGGAAAATACAAAGCCAAAGTCCGACTGGATGTTTTAAATCGTCATCCGCAAAAGGGAAAGCTCATTCTCGTCTCCGCAATCACCCCCACATCGGCGGGAGAAGGCAAAACCACCACAACCATCGGCCTCGGCCAGGGCTTCGCGCAACTGGGCGAGTCCGTCTGCCTCGCGCTCCGCGAACCCTCGATGGGTCCCTGCATGGGTTTGAAAGGCGGTGCGACCGGCGGCGGCAAAAGCACGGTAGAACCTTCGGATGAAATCAACCTGCACTTCAACGGCGACTTTCACGCCATCGCTTCCGCCAACAATTTGCTCGCCGCTTTGCTCGACAATCGCATCTACCATTCCGGCCTGTCCAAAATCGACCCGCGCCGAATTCACTGGCGCCGCGTGATGGACATGAACGACCGTTCGCTACGCAACATCGTCATCGGCCTGGGCGGGGTTATGCAAGGCGTGCCGCGCGAAACCGGATTCGACATCACCGCCGCCTCGGAGATCATGGCGATCCTCTGCCTTTCAGAAAATTACGAAGACCTCAAACAACGACTCGACCGCATCCTGCTCGCCTTCACCTACGACGAAGAACCGGTGACCGCGCAAACCCTCAACGCCACCGGCGCTCTGGCCGCGCTACTGAAGGACGCTCTGTTACCGAACCTGGCGCAAACATCCGAAGGCGTGCCCGCTTTCATCCACGGCGGCCCCTTCGCCAACATCGCGCACGGCTGTAATTCCGTACTCGCAACGCGCATGGCCCTCGCCACCTCCGACTGGGTCATCACCGAAGCGGGCTTTGGCTTCGACCTCGGCGCTGAAAAATTTTTCGACATCAAATGCAAAAGCGCCGGACTCGACACCGCCGCCGTCGTGCTGGTCGCCACCTGCCGCGCCCTCAAACTGCATGGCGGAGCCGACGCCAACGAACTCGACCGACCCGACCCGGAGCGCGTGCGCCAGGGACTGCCCAACCTCGACCGCCACGCCGAGAACATCAGGAAATTCTGCGAGCCGCCCATCGTCTGCCTGAACCGCTTCGCCGCCGACAGCGACGAAGAAATCGACGTCGTTCGCAAACATTGCGAAAGCGTTTTGAAAATCCCCTTCGCCGTCAGCGACGTCTTTGCCAATGGCGGGGCGGGCGGACGCGAACTGGCGCGAGTGGTGCGAGAACATGCAGAGAAACAATCAGACCCCTATTGCCCGTTGTACGACTGGAGCGAAGACGTTAAAACGAAAATCTGGAAGGTCGCGCACAATATGTACGGCGCCGGAGAGATCAAGTACGCCGCCAAAGCCGAACGCGATTTGCGCACGATTGAAAAACACGGTTACGACAAACTCCCCGTCTGCATCGCTAAAACGCCAGCATCGTTCACCGACGATCCCAAGATTCTCGGCAGACCCGAACCCTTCCCCATCACCGTGCGCGAAATCCTCATCTCCGCCGGCGCCGGATTCCTCATCCCCCTCACCGGAGAAATCCTGCGCATGCCGGGTTTGCCGCGCACGCCGCGCGCCGAGTCCATCGACCTGATCGACGGAAAAATCCAGGGCGTGCGGTAG
- a CDS encoding radical SAM protein produces MTFVPELIYIEPGVENEAFTREVLERFPSVPVESCADPAQAVEAIKQTQEDWFGACKRRLFLARFKGSFLKKCPGVSPGMVCCNYFVVNLMKNCVYDCSYCFLQDFLKNNPLLVAFVNIEDLLSELQASFDAHPDQEFRVGTGEITDSLAHDAGLPYSKALIPFFNRQSNAVLELKTKSDEIGNLLTQENTENVIVSWSLNPREIVDREEIGTPALEKRLAAARRCQEKGYRIGIHLDPIILFPGWERAYKDLVEEIFLNLNPDAIEWLSLGSFRYRSGLKQMIKERNPQTLLFSSEHVASKDGKFRYLRPLRNQAYETIRDYVKQRAESLSVYLCMETREVWEGATGALPKSDPHLKTFFSPTAKLVKQI; encoded by the coding sequence ATGACTTTTGTTCCAGAATTGATTTATATCGAACCCGGCGTCGAGAACGAAGCCTTCACGCGCGAGGTTCTTGAGCGTTTTCCATCCGTTCCCGTCGAGTCCTGCGCGGATCCGGCGCAAGCCGTGGAAGCGATCAAGCAGACGCAAGAAGACTGGTTTGGCGCCTGCAAACGCCGTTTGTTTCTCGCCCGATTTAAAGGTTCTTTTTTGAAGAAGTGTCCCGGAGTCAGTCCCGGCATGGTGTGTTGCAATTATTTCGTCGTCAACCTGATGAAAAATTGCGTCTACGATTGCTCTTACTGTTTCCTTCAGGATTTTCTGAAAAACAACCCGCTTCTGGTCGCCTTCGTCAATATAGAGGATTTGTTATCTGAATTGCAAGCGAGCTTCGACGCGCACCCCGACCAGGAATTTCGCGTCGGCACCGGCGAAATCACCGACAGCCTGGCGCACGATGCGGGCCTGCCCTATTCAAAGGCCCTGATTCCTTTTTTCAATCGGCAAAGCAACGCCGTTCTCGAACTCAAAACCAAATCCGACGAAATCGGAAATTTACTGACCCAGGAAAACACTGAAAATGTCATCGTCTCCTGGTCGCTGAATCCCCGTGAAATTGTCGACCGCGAAGAGATCGGAACCCCCGCGCTGGAGAAACGACTCGCCGCCGCGCGACGCTGTCAGGAAAAAGGCTATCGCATTGGCATTCACCTCGATCCGATCATCCTGTTCCCCGGTTGGGAGCGCGCCTACAAAGACCTGGTCGAAGAAATTTTTCTCAATCTGAATCCAGACGCCATCGAATGGCTCAGCCTCGGAAGTTTCCGTTACCGCTCGGGCCTCAAGCAAATGATTAAGGAAAGAAATCCGCAAACGCTTCTGTTTTCCAGCGAACATGTCGCCAGCAAGGACGGCAAGTTTCGCTACCTGCGCCCGCTGAGGAATCAAGCCTATGAAACCATTCGCGACTACGTCAAACAACGCGCCGAATCCCTGAGCGTGTATCTGTGCATGGAAACCCGCGAGGTTTGGGAAGGCGCCACCGGAGCCTTGCCCAAATCCGATCCGCATTTAAAAACATTCTTTTCGCCGACCGCAAAACTCGTCAAACAAATTTAG
- a CDS encoding M23 family metallopeptidase — protein MHDFSTLNNQMVEAPRKKRLRTLFFLILFMSLGANVYFVYFQEPEIVAQETSAREEINPLISNQQETEVAHTVVKTAVISDEAEPNEPEELQIASFPRSMDSVDSTVFQVQTKIRNSLSYSVCKSISSKDECQPLAAHIARLLSWFFDVNRSMRNGDTLEALYEKPGDADSINVLKMTYKSRRFKKTFQAYFYKGPNMKYGAYFDETGKEIAHRLNDDHAPIRDYMEITSLPGDFRSGSRGHSGTDFKAEVGTPVFSSFDGVVKRTQWNIRNNGYCIEVDHPTKGLMTRYLHMSRVLVKPGQRVKRGDKIGESGNTGRTFAPHLHYEVLTRSKARKILNPFESKHFTSYQRRLSDADMSSFEQWVQTFSELRQG, from the coding sequence ATGCACGATTTCTCAACGCTGAACAATCAAATGGTGGAAGCCCCGCGCAAGAAAAGATTACGGACCCTGTTTTTTCTGATTTTATTCATGTCGCTGGGCGCGAATGTTTATTTTGTTTACTTTCAGGAACCGGAAATCGTTGCGCAGGAAACATCCGCGCGGGAAGAGATCAACCCGCTCATTTCCAATCAGCAAGAGACCGAGGTCGCGCATACGGTGGTGAAGACGGCGGTGATTTCTGATGAAGCCGAGCCGAACGAGCCTGAAGAATTGCAAATCGCATCCTTCCCGCGTTCGATGGATTCGGTCGATTCGACTGTCTTTCAGGTGCAGACAAAAATTCGCAATTCTCTGAGCTACTCCGTGTGCAAGTCGATCTCCAGCAAGGATGAATGTCAACCGCTGGCGGCGCATATCGCGCGTTTATTGTCCTGGTTCTTCGACGTCAACCGAAGCATGCGCAACGGCGATACGCTGGAAGCGCTCTACGAAAAACCGGGCGATGCCGACAGCATCAATGTCCTGAAGATGACTTACAAGAGCCGCCGCTTCAAGAAAACCTTTCAGGCCTATTTTTATAAAGGTCCGAATATGAAGTACGGCGCTTATTTTGACGAGACGGGAAAAGAGATCGCGCATCGTTTGAACGACGACCATGCGCCGATTCGCGACTACATGGAGATCACCTCCCTGCCCGGCGATTTTCGATCAGGCTCCCGCGGTCATTCAGGAACGGACTTCAAGGCGGAAGTGGGAACGCCGGTATTTTCCAGCTTTGACGGCGTTGTGAAACGCACGCAATGGAACATTCGTAACAACGGATACTGCATCGAAGTCGATCATCCCACCAAGGGATTGATGACGCGCTATCTGCACATGAGCCGGGTGCTGGTGAAACCGGGTCAGCGCGTGAAACGCGGCGATAAAATCGGCGAATCGGGGAACACCGGGCGAACCTTCGCGCCGCATTTGCATTATGAAGTGTTAACGCGAAGCAAGGCGCGCAAGATACTCAATCCATTCGAATCCAAACATTTC